In one window of Paraflavitalea soli DNA:
- a CDS encoding SusC/RagA family TonB-linked outer membrane protein: MLQKQGLLALILLFSTGLFAQTKQIRGVILAAENKQPLEGATVALKKSNRSVITNAQGRFELALPDDKGVLTISFVGRETSEVEVKGGQTDITILLKTDNSTLEEVVAVAYTTVKRSGYPGAVATISADKVNNRLTPNITNALQGLAPGIQTTSANGQPGNGSTIRIRGVGSINASSAPLFVVDGAPYDGDINALDPADIATISILKDATAANLYGSRAANGVIIITTKQGKKGADVAINATINQGWSSRAVKDYDKLGTDQYFELYWEALRNKALTNGQTAAQAAATASGRVVTDLGINPYGPGFAQPVGLDGKIVPGAKPLWNDDWEDAMLQNAQYTQAQLSFSGGGEKSTYYIGGGYTNNEGAYLASGFKRYNFRSNLTLQAKPWLKVGLNLNGASTSQDYPTSSDSKQTNVVLFGRTIPGFYPIYQRNPDGSYKLDANGQQQFDYGTYRPNAALARYNLIGSLPLNKSRNTNENLSARTYLEATITKALKIKTSFNLDYTNSNSLYYTNPTVGEDAAIGGAVSKSSNRFLAYTWNNIATYDLDVEGGHHISLLAGQEYYKLNTSGLSGSRQKFALPDLYEPVAASQLNDFTGNADNYAKLSFFGQGQYNYLGKYFFTASVRRDGSSRFSPDSRWGTFWSTGASWRLSEEDFLKSVDWLSALTLKASYGASGNDNLSGYYNYLALYSIKNNLGNGGVITSRLPTPGLKWETNLNLNVGVDYGFLKNRIYGSINYYRRTSKDLLYSRPLAGSTGFTSVSANIGELRNSGVELELNVVPVSNRDWRWTVGINLAHNKNEITSLPQKEIISGTKKLMVGTSVYDFFLREWAGVDPATGNPMWYKTAADGKKETTTTYSQGTQYYAGSSLPDVTGGVTSSLSYKEVELSFVFAYSIGGKVLDADYISMLTGAVSPGRNWSTELLNRWTADKPNTNVPRFTTDDLSWTSTSTRFLYDATYARLKQVSLGYNLPASLLAKIGLRSAKVYGLGENLLTFYGHKGMDPEQSIDGTTYYQYPQMKTISVGLQVGL, translated from the coding sequence ATGCTACAAAAACAAGGCTTGCTCGCACTGATCCTGCTATTCAGTACCGGGCTATTCGCTCAAACAAAACAAATACGCGGCGTGATCCTGGCCGCGGAAAACAAGCAGCCCCTCGAAGGCGCTACAGTCGCCCTCAAAAAATCCAACCGCTCAGTTATTACCAATGCGCAAGGTCGTTTCGAACTGGCATTGCCCGATGATAAAGGCGTGTTGACGATCTCATTTGTAGGAAGAGAAACATCCGAAGTGGAAGTAAAAGGTGGACAGACGGACATTACCATTCTATTGAAAACCGATAATAGTACACTGGAAGAAGTGGTAGCCGTAGCGTATACTACGGTAAAGCGATCGGGTTATCCGGGCGCTGTGGCCACCATTTCTGCTGATAAGGTCAACAACCGCCTCACTCCCAATATCACCAATGCACTCCAGGGCCTGGCGCCAGGTATACAAACCACCTCCGCCAATGGACAGCCCGGTAACGGTTCTACCATCCGCATCCGCGGCGTAGGAAGTATCAACGCTTCCAGCGCACCGTTGTTTGTGGTGGATGGCGCTCCTTACGATGGAGATATCAATGCACTCGATCCGGCAGATATTGCCACCATCAGTATCCTGAAAGACGCTACGGCGGCCAACCTCTACGGCTCACGGGCCGCCAATGGGGTGATCATCATCACCACCAAGCAGGGAAAGAAAGGGGCTGATGTGGCCATCAATGCCACCATCAATCAAGGATGGAGCAGTCGTGCGGTGAAAGATTATGATAAGCTCGGCACGGATCAATACTTTGAATTGTACTGGGAAGCGCTGCGCAATAAAGCGCTCACCAATGGACAAACAGCTGCACAGGCAGCCGCTACGGCCAGCGGCAGGGTAGTGACCGACCTGGGTATTAATCCTTACGGTCCTGGTTTTGCGCAGCCGGTGGGTCTGGATGGTAAGATCGTTCCAGGAGCCAAACCACTTTGGAATGACGACTGGGAAGATGCCATGCTGCAGAATGCCCAGTACACACAGGCACAGCTCAGCTTCTCAGGGGGCGGGGAAAAATCTACTTATTATATTGGTGGAGGATATACCAACAATGAAGGTGCTTACCTGGCTTCCGGTTTCAAACGGTACAATTTCAGAAGCAACCTGACGCTGCAGGCCAAGCCCTGGCTGAAAGTGGGCCTCAACCTCAATGGCGCCAGTACGTCGCAGGATTATCCCACTTCCTCCGATTCGAAGCAAACGAATGTGGTGCTGTTTGGCCGTACCATTCCCGGTTTCTATCCCATTTACCAACGCAACCCGGATGGCAGCTATAAGCTGGATGCGAATGGCCAGCAACAATTCGACTACGGCACTTACCGGCCCAACGCTGCACTGGCTCGTTATAACCTCATTGGCTCTTTGCCTCTAAACAAATCAAGAAATACCAATGAGAACCTGTCGGCCCGTACTTACCTCGAAGCGACGATCACGAAAGCATTAAAAATAAAGACCAGCTTCAACCTGGATTATACCAATAGTAATTCCTTGTATTATACCAACCCGACTGTTGGCGAAGATGCGGCCATTGGCGGCGCGGTAAGCAAAAGCAGTAACCGGTTCCTCGCTTATACCTGGAACAATATTGCTACCTATGATCTCGACGTGGAAGGCGGGCATCATATCAGCCTGTTGGCTGGTCAGGAATATTATAAACTGAACACCAGCGGACTGAGTGGAAGCCGGCAGAAATTTGCGCTGCCTGATCTCTATGAACCGGTAGCGGCCTCACAGCTCAACGATTTTACCGGCAATGCTGACAATTATGCCAAACTCAGCTTTTTCGGGCAAGGGCAATACAATTACCTGGGTAAATACTTCTTCACGGCCTCTGTTCGCCGTGATGGTTCATCCCGTTTCTCGCCCGATTCCCGCTGGGGTACTTTCTGGTCTACCGGCGCTTCCTGGCGTTTGTCGGAAGAAGATTTCCTGAAGTCAGTGGATTGGTTGAGCGCATTGACCTTAAAGGCCAGCTATGGCGCTTCGGGCAATGACAACCTTTCGGGATATTATAATTACCTCGCGCTGTACAGTATCAAGAACAACCTGGGCAATGGTGGGGTGATCACATCCCGCCTGCCTACACCCGGACTGAAGTGGGAAACCAACCTCAACCTGAACGTAGGTGTTGACTACGGTTTCCTGAAAAACCGTATCTATGGTAGCATCAACTATTACAGGAGGACCAGTAAAGACCTGCTCTATTCCAGGCCGCTGGCGGGTTCTACCGGTTTCACTTCCGTGAGCGCCAATATCGGGGAGCTGCGCAATTCAGGCGTAGAACTGGAACTGAATGTAGTGCCGGTTAGTAACCGTGACTGGAGATGGACAGTAGGCATTAACCTCGCACACAATAAGAACGAGATCACCTCCCTGCCGCAAAAAGAGATCATCAGTGGCACCAAGAAACTGATGGTAGGTACGTCGGTATATGATTTCTTCCTGCGCGAGTGGGCCGGTGTTGATCCTGCTACCGGCAATCCTATGTGGTATAAGACCGCAGCGGATGGCAAAAAGGAAACTACTACTACTTATTCACAGGGAACACAGTACTATGCGGGCTCTTCTCTGCCGGATGTAACGGGTGGCGTTACCAGCTCGCTCAGTTATAAGGAAGTGGAATTGTCTTTTGTGTTTGCTTACAGCATCGGCGGTAAAGTGCTGGATGCGGATTATATATCCATGCTTACGGGCGCTGTATCACCCGGCCGTAACTGGTCGACTGAGCTGCTCAACCGCTGGACTGCCGACAAACCGAATACCAACGTACCCCGTTTTACAACAGATGACCTGTCCTGGACTTCTACCTCCACTCGTTTCCTGTACGATGCTACCTATGCACGTCTGAAACAGGTATCCCTGGGTTATAATCTTCCGGCAAGCCTGTTGGCGAAGATCGGATTGAGGTCGGCCAAGGTATATGGACTGGGTGAAAACCTGCTGACCTTCTATGGTCATAAGGGTATGGACCCCGAGCAGTCTATTGATGGTACCACTTATTACCAGTATCCGCAAATGAAAACGATCTCTGTAGGGCTGCAGGTAGGTTTATAA
- the katG gene encoding catalase/peroxidase HPI: protein MEKGSNDISKCPFHNGSLKQHVGGGGTRNRDWWPNQLKLNILRQHSSKSNPMGEDFDYAAAFKSLDLEAVKKDLHALMTDSQDWWPADFGHYGPLFIRMAWHSAGTYRVDDGRGGAGSGQQRFAPLNSWPDNVSLDKARRLLWPIKQKYGNKISWADLLILTGNVALESMGFKTFGFAGGRADVWEPDEDVYWGSETKWLGGDLRYAHGSHGVVEGHGVLVSDDDADGKIHSRNLERPLAAVQMGLIYVNPEGPDGNPDPIAAAKDIRDTFGRMAMNDEETVALIAGGHSFGKTHGAAPATHVGKEPEAAGIEQQGLGWSNSYGSGKGADTITSGLEVTWTTTPTKWSNNFFENLFAFEWELTKSPAGAHQWVAKNAESIIPDAYDASKKHLPTMLTTDLSLRFDPAYEKISRRFLENPAAFADAFARAWFKLTHRDMGPRARYLGPDVPAEELIWQDPIPAVDHPLIDENDITALKAKVLASGLSVAELVSTAWASASTFRGSDKRGGANGARIRLAPQKDWPVNNPAQLQKVLGKLEGIQKEFNSAQSGGKKVSLADLIVLAGGAGVEKAAKDAGQAITVPFKPGRMDASQAQTDVESIGHLQPLADGFRNYRLTKLQVSTEELLIDKAQLLTLTGPELTVLVGGMRVLDTNFDGSKQGVFTQRPGQLTNDFFVNLLDMNTAWKATSEDRELYLGSDRATGQPKWTATRADLVFGSNAELRAIAEVYAVSDAQGKFVKDFVAAWNKVMNLDRFD, encoded by the coding sequence ATGGAAAAAGGATCTAACGACATCAGTAAATGCCCATTCCACAATGGCAGTCTGAAGCAGCACGTTGGCGGTGGCGGCACCAGGAATCGTGACTGGTGGCCCAATCAGTTAAAATTGAATATTCTCCGCCAGCATTCGTCGAAATCAAACCCCATGGGAGAAGATTTTGACTATGCGGCAGCCTTTAAAAGCCTCGACCTGGAAGCGGTGAAAAAAGACCTTCATGCACTCATGACGGATTCACAGGACTGGTGGCCTGCAGACTTTGGCCATTATGGTCCCTTGTTCATCCGTATGGCATGGCATAGTGCAGGCACCTACCGGGTAGATGATGGCCGTGGTGGTGCAGGCTCCGGACAACAACGATTTGCCCCCCTCAATAGCTGGCCCGATAATGTAAGCCTCGATAAAGCCCGCAGGCTGCTGTGGCCCATCAAACAAAAATATGGCAACAAAATATCCTGGGCCGATCTGCTCATCCTTACCGGTAATGTAGCGTTGGAATCAATGGGCTTTAAAACATTTGGTTTTGCCGGTGGCCGTGCCGATGTATGGGAGCCCGATGAAGATGTGTATTGGGGTTCCGAAACCAAGTGGCTGGGTGGTGATCTGCGTTATGCACATGGATCACATGGCGTGGTAGAAGGTCATGGCGTATTGGTATCAGATGATGATGCAGATGGCAAGATCCACTCCCGCAACCTGGAAAGACCACTGGCAGCTGTGCAGATGGGATTGATCTACGTAAACCCGGAAGGGCCGGATGGCAATCCTGACCCCATTGCTGCCGCTAAAGACATCCGTGATACTTTTGGCCGCATGGCCATGAATGATGAAGAAACAGTAGCCCTGATAGCAGGCGGACACAGCTTTGGCAAAACCCATGGCGCTGCTCCCGCTACGCATGTAGGCAAAGAACCAGAAGCTGCCGGCATTGAGCAGCAAGGCCTGGGCTGGAGCAATAGTTATGGTTCCGGTAAAGGAGCCGATACCATTACCAGCGGACTGGAGGTTACCTGGACCACTACCCCCACCAAATGGAGCAACAACTTCTTCGAAAACCTGTTTGCCTTTGAATGGGAACTTACAAAGAGTCCGGCTGGCGCTCACCAATGGGTAGCTAAAAATGCAGAAAGCATTATTCCGGATGCGTATGATGCTTCTAAAAAGCATTTACCCACCATGCTCACCACCGACCTTTCCTTAAGATTTGATCCCGCATATGAAAAAATATCCAGGCGCTTCCTGGAAAATCCTGCTGCTTTTGCAGATGCCTTTGCCCGGGCCTGGTTTAAATTAACGCACCGTGATATGGGTCCGCGTGCCCGTTACCTGGGTCCTGATGTGCCGGCAGAAGAACTCATTTGGCAGGACCCGATTCCCGCGGTGGATCATCCTTTGATAGATGAAAATGATATTACAGCCTTAAAGGCTAAAGTACTGGCATCCGGGCTTAGTGTAGCTGAACTGGTGTCCACAGCCTGGGCGTCGGCTTCCACCTTCCGTGGTTCCGACAAGCGCGGTGGCGCCAATGGTGCCCGCATTCGCCTGGCTCCTCAAAAAGACTGGCCGGTAAACAATCCCGCACAATTGCAGAAGGTGTTGGGAAAACTGGAAGGCATTCAAAAGGAGTTTAACAGTGCCCAGTCTGGCGGCAAGAAAGTTTCGCTGGCCGACCTGATCGTATTAGCCGGCGGCGCAGGCGTAGAAAAAGCAGCGAAAGATGCCGGACAAGCGATCACTGTTCCATTTAAACCGGGCCGCATGGATGCTTCGCAGGCGCAAACAGATGTAGAATCAATTGGCCACCTGCAACCGCTTGCTGATGGTTTCCGCAACTACCGACTGACAAAACTCCAGGTTTCTACCGAAGAATTACTGATCGATAAAGCGCAATTGCTCACACTCACCGGGCCTGAGCTAACGGTATTGGTAGGTGGTATGCGTGTATTGGATACCAATTTCGATGGCTCCAAACAAGGCGTCTTCACCCAACGCCCGGGGCAACTCACCAATGACTTCTTCGTCAACCTGCTCGATATGAATACTGCCTGGAAAGCCACTTCTGAAGACAGAGAGCTTTATTTAGGCAGTGACCGTGCCACTGGTCAACCTAAATGGACCGCTACCCGGGCAGACCTGGTGTTTGGTTCCAATGCCGAACTCAGAGCTATTGCCGAAGTGTATGCAGTTTCAGATGCACAAGGCAAATTTGTGAAGGACTTTGTAGCAGCCTGGAATAAAGTGATGAACCTGGACAGGTTTGATTGA
- a CDS encoding tetratricopeptide repeat-containing sensor histidine kinase, with protein MDRRLYLLIVLLTFHFMAIARQTGDAKPAVSKGKTALLARLALTKPDTGRVNALFALADLHWRKEYSLDSIISYCSRAMTLAKQLKYEEGLNESANLLCIAYTKQKEFDKARSLLSQVSKEQQARLLLRIGEEFLFQPNLKKPILDTAFRYFNQALQLAQSIGSVTWKHESLIALGKYYYASGQLQKGKESFLVIIRDLQQARDVVQEAHIWNEMGKYMPDTDSSFQDQLWAHNNSLRLYHQLKDTGNLYSVMEDIAAVNMFHSRFDTARAQFLQAMQWRKEIGRTNMLSCTRALGWIAYATGNLEEALQWALATEKNLQELEKRAVSSDQALLGLIYAEDGQYEKALSYLLDAKSGHAYFRFLIPRKVTEQYIRLGQPEKALAWLKEFEAKDPPENPNHQESIAAAKGDIYAALNKPALAGQYYREMIALDGKAQQFKAREIYGMPFDVSGPEAYYKMARYYVEQRQYAEAAPYLATAARFKAFSGYQYYPATLRRDMRQLQYKVDSAAGNYQAALEHHLQYTLLNDSISNAVKIRQFHQLQVQNETEKKELVISQKDTLIRSMQQTAHLRQANLRQANLIRNISIIATLILLVLGALLYRQNRQKQRASQLVTIQNIQLQHLLKEKEWLLKEVHHRVKNNLHTIISLLESQAVFLENDALKAIESSQHRIYAMSLIHQKLYQVDNVKTIEMSQYLPEFIQYLKQSFGNTNKIVFQTEIEPMSLDVAVAIPVALILNEAVTNSIKYAFPGNRKGTIRVAMYHEAGETVLEIADDGIGIDENIKDQTLNSLGVELMKGLSEDINGRIEFASTAGTKITVRFSADPLFYPTLQPEKEMEVPV; from the coding sequence ATGGACCGGCGCCTGTATCTTTTGATCGTTTTACTGACCTTCCATTTTATGGCCATTGCCAGGCAAACCGGTGATGCCAAACCTGCTGTATCCAAAGGGAAAACGGCCTTACTGGCGCGCCTGGCGCTTACAAAGCCTGATACGGGGAGGGTAAATGCATTGTTTGCCCTGGCTGATCTTCATTGGCGCAAGGAATACAGCCTCGACAGTATCATCAGTTATTGCAGCCGCGCTATGACCCTGGCCAAACAATTGAAGTATGAGGAGGGATTAAATGAGAGTGCCAACCTGCTGTGCATTGCCTATACCAAGCAAAAAGAGTTCGATAAGGCCAGAAGCCTGTTGTCCCAGGTCAGCAAAGAGCAGCAGGCCCGTTTACTGCTTCGTATTGGTGAAGAGTTCCTGTTCCAGCCAAACCTGAAAAAGCCAATCCTCGACACCGCTTTCCGGTATTTTAACCAGGCCCTGCAACTGGCCCAGTCGATCGGATCTGTTACCTGGAAACACGAAAGCCTGATTGCCCTGGGCAAGTATTACTATGCATCCGGTCAATTGCAAAAGGGGAAAGAATCCTTTCTGGTGATCATCCGTGACCTGCAGCAAGCCAGGGATGTGGTACAGGAAGCGCATATCTGGAACGAAATGGGCAAATACATGCCAGATACTGATAGTTCCTTCCAGGACCAGCTGTGGGCTCACAACAATTCGCTGCGCTTGTACCACCAGTTGAAAGATACGGGCAACCTCTATTCCGTGATGGAAGATATTGCAGCCGTTAATATGTTCCACTCCCGGTTCGACACGGCCAGAGCGCAATTCCTGCAGGCTATGCAATGGCGCAAAGAAATAGGGAGAACCAATATGCTTAGCTGCACCCGGGCACTTGGCTGGATCGCCTATGCCACCGGCAATCTTGAAGAAGCGCTCCAATGGGCGCTGGCTACCGAAAAGAACCTGCAGGAGCTGGAAAAGCGTGCTGTTTCCTCTGACCAGGCGCTCCTGGGCCTTATCTATGCGGAAGATGGGCAATACGAAAAGGCTTTGTCTTATCTTCTTGATGCCAAGAGCGGTCATGCCTACTTTCGTTTCCTCATCCCCCGGAAGGTAACAGAGCAATACATCCGGTTGGGGCAGCCGGAAAAAGCACTGGCCTGGCTGAAAGAATTTGAAGCCAAAGATCCGCCTGAGAACCCCAATCACCAGGAGTCTATTGCTGCGGCAAAAGGCGATATCTATGCTGCGCTCAACAAGCCTGCCCTGGCCGGGCAATACTACCGGGAAATGATTGCACTGGACGGGAAAGCGCAGCAATTCAAAGCCCGGGAAATATACGGGATGCCATTCGATGTATCCGGTCCGGAAGCCTATTATAAAATGGCCCGCTACTATGTGGAGCAACGGCAGTATGCAGAAGCCGCACCCTACCTGGCCACCGCTGCCAGGTTCAAGGCGTTTTCCGGCTACCAGTATTATCCGGCCACCTTGCGTCGGGATATGCGTCAGTTGCAGTATAAGGTAGACTCCGCCGCCGGTAATTACCAGGCAGCGCTGGAGCATCATCTCCAGTATACCCTTCTCAATGACTCCATTTCCAATGCTGTTAAGATCCGTCAATTCCATCAGCTGCAGGTGCAGAACGAAACGGAGAAAAAGGAATTGGTCATCAGTCAAAAGGATACATTGATAAGATCAATGCAACAAACAGCTCACCTGCGGCAGGCCAACCTGCGACAGGCCAACCTTATTCGCAATATCAGCATCATTGCTACGCTTATACTGCTGGTACTCGGGGCCCTGTTGTACAGGCAGAACCGGCAAAAACAACGTGCCAGTCAATTGGTCACCATACAGAATATACAATTGCAGCACCTGTTGAAGGAAAAAGAGTGGCTGCTGAAGGAAGTGCATCACCGCGTGAAGAATAACCTGCATACCATCATCAGCTTGCTGGAATCGCAGGCCGTATTCCTGGAGAATGATGCGCTCAAAGCCATCGAGAGCAGTCAGCACAGGATCTATGCCATGTCGCTGATACACCAGAAACTTTACCAGGTCGACAATGTCAAGACCATTGAAATGAGCCAGTACCTGCCTGAGTTCATCCAGTACCTCAAACAAAGTTTTGGGAATACGAACAAGATCGTTTTTCAGACGGAGATCGAACCCATGTCGCTGGATGTGGCAGTCGCTATCCCCGTGGCGCTTATTCTCAACGAAGCAGTGACCAATTCCATTAAATATGCCTTTCCGGGTAATCGTAAAGGCACCATACGGGTGGCCATGTACCACGAAGCAGGAGAAACCGTATTGGAGATTGCCGACGATGGCATTGGCATTGATGAGAACATTAAAGACCAAACCCTTAATTCACTGGGCGTAGAGTTGATGAAGGGATTGAGTGAAGACATTAACGGACGGATCGAATTTGCCAGCACTGCCGGTACAAAGATTACCGTCAGGTTTTCGGCCGATCCTCTTTTCTATCCTACTTTACAGCCTGAAAAAGAAATGGAGGTACCAGTATGA
- a CDS encoding sigma-54-dependent transcriptional regulator: MSIRILIVEDQFIEANNLKHNLLGAGYEVCSIGRSVPIALTIIEKEKPDLVLLDIFLQGPLTGIDLARTLEKKNIPFVYLSANSNKDVLDAAKSTRPYGFLVKPFRKSDVLVMLDVAWYLHQEKLVSKAAEKAAEKPAPSPQTDEAIGGIIGGGAAHQELLKSIRIVAPSNTSVLIVGENGTGKERVAQAIHQSSPRAKEPFVIVNCGALPANLIESELFGHEKGAFTGALQKRIGKFEQADGGTIFLDEIGELPPDAQVKFLRVLQEREIESIGGRVKKVNVRIIAATNRDLEQEVAVSRFRVDLYYRLNVFPLRLLPLRERKDDIEPLARHFLKIHARQAGKTINSFSKGAIQTLLQYSWPGNVRELQNIVERTVLLTDGPEIDQISLSVESRRPADNVTADARRIKTMEENERDHIIAVLEKCNWKISGKGGAAELLDINANTLTSRMKKLGIEKSISVRRNDE; encoded by the coding sequence ATGAGCATCAGGATATTGATCGTGGAAGATCAGTTTATCGAAGCCAATAACTTAAAACATAACCTGCTGGGAGCCGGTTATGAAGTGTGTTCTATTGGACGGTCCGTGCCCATCGCGCTCACCATTATTGAAAAGGAAAAACCTGATCTCGTACTGCTTGACATTTTCTTGCAGGGGCCGCTGACCGGCATCGACCTTGCCAGGACACTGGAGAAAAAGAATATCCCCTTCGTATATCTTTCGGCCAATTCCAATAAAGATGTGCTCGATGCTGCCAAAAGCACCAGGCCCTATGGTTTCCTGGTGAAGCCATTCCGGAAAAGCGATGTATTGGTTATGCTGGATGTGGCGTGGTACCTGCACCAGGAAAAACTGGTGAGCAAGGCTGCAGAAAAAGCCGCGGAGAAACCAGCACCCAGCCCGCAGACCGATGAGGCCATTGGCGGCATCATTGGTGGAGGAGCTGCTCACCAGGAGTTGTTGAAGAGCATCAGGATCGTGGCCCCTTCCAATACATCTGTGCTCATCGTAGGTGAAAATGGTACGGGTAAGGAGCGTGTGGCGCAGGCCATTCACCAGTCCTCGCCGCGCGCTAAGGAGCCATTTGTGATCGTGAATTGTGGGGCCTTGCCTGCCAACCTCATTGAGTCGGAATTATTTGGTCATGAAAAAGGTGCTTTCACGGGGGCTCTTCAAAAACGTATCGGCAAATTTGAGCAGGCCGACGGCGGCACTATTTTCCTGGATGAAATAGGGGAGTTGCCTCCGGATGCACAGGTAAAGTTCTTACGTGTGCTCCAGGAAAGGGAAATAGAAAGCATTGGCGGCCGGGTCAAAAAGGTCAATGTACGAATCATTGCCGCTACCAACCGTGATCTTGAACAGGAGGTGGCGGTCAGTCGTTTCCGGGTAGATCTTTACTACCGCCTCAATGTATTCCCTTTGCGCCTGTTGCCTTTACGCGAACGGAAAGATGATATAGAGCCGCTGGCCCGGCATTTTTTGAAGATCCATGCCCGCCAGGCAGGAAAAACGATCAACAGCTTTTCTAAAGGGGCCATTCAAACATTGCTGCAGTATAGCTGGCCGGGCAACGTGCGCGAATTGCAGAACATTGTGGAGCGCACGGTATTGTTGACAGACGGACCGGAGATTGATCAAATTTCGCTGTCAGTGGAGTCTCGTCGCCCTGCCGACAACGTCACGGCCGACGCAAGGCGGATCAAGACAATGGAAGAGAACGAACGGGACCACATCATTGCCGTTCTCGAAAAATGCAACTGGAAAATCTCTGGTAAAGGCGGGGCTGCTGAACTGCTCGATATCAATGCCAACACCCTCACGTCGCGGATGAAAAAACTGGGCATAGAAAAGAGTATCAGCGTCCGTAGAAACGATGAATAG